Proteins found in one Acidimicrobiales bacterium genomic segment:
- a CDS encoding RluA family pseudouridine synthase, producing the protein MRRDIDEIIPAALDGERVDRAVALVSELSRSAVVKLIDGGSVRLDARRITSASERVHEGQQLEVTMPDEVDPRPAPDPAVLFEVRHEDDHIVVIDKPAGLVVHPGAGNADATLVNGLVHRFPELADVGEVHRPGIVHRLDRGTSGLLVVARTAEAHAELVRQMSAHEPERIYTALAWGHLEHDKGTIDAPIGRSPRQPTRMAVSDQGRRAVTHYTVDERFDLPRATTLVTCRLETGRTHQIRVHLRAIGHPVVGDRDYDGGRPGLDPGRPFLHAGELRFVHPATGAPVAITSPLPPDLVDCLALCS; encoded by the coding sequence ATGCGTCGCGACATCGACGAGATCATCCCGGCTGCACTGGACGGGGAGCGAGTCGACCGCGCCGTCGCGCTCGTGAGCGAACTCAGCCGGTCGGCGGTCGTCAAGCTCATCGACGGCGGGTCGGTGCGCCTCGACGCTCGCCGGATCACCTCGGCCTCGGAGCGGGTCCACGAGGGTCAGCAGCTCGAGGTGACCATGCCCGACGAGGTCGACCCGAGACCGGCCCCCGATCCGGCGGTCCTGTTCGAGGTTCGTCACGAGGACGACCACATCGTGGTGATCGACAAGCCCGCCGGCCTGGTCGTGCATCCGGGGGCCGGCAATGCCGACGCCACACTCGTGAACGGGCTCGTGCACCGTTTCCCGGAACTGGCCGACGTCGGCGAGGTCCACCGGCCGGGCATCGTCCACCGGCTCGATCGGGGTACGTCGGGTCTGCTGGTCGTCGCCCGCACGGCCGAGGCCCACGCCGAATTGGTCCGGCAGATGTCGGCCCACGAGCCCGAACGCATCTACACGGCATTGGCATGGGGGCATCTCGAGCACGACAAGGGGACGATCGACGCGCCGATCGGGCGTTCGCCGCGCCAACCCACCCGGATGGCGGTGAGCGATCAGGGTCGGCGAGCGGTCACCCACTACACCGTCGACGAACGTTTCGATCTGCCCCGGGCGACCACGCTGGTCACCTGCCGGTTGGAGACCGGGCGCACCCACCAGATCCGCGTGCACCTACGCGCCATCGGCCACCCCGTGGTCGGCGACCGCGACTACGACGGCGGCCGTCCCGGACTCGACCCCGGACGTCCGTTCCTGCACGCCGGCGAACTCCGCTTCGTGCATCCGGCCACCGGGGCGCCCGTGGCGATCACCTCACCGCTGCCACCCGACCTGGTCGACTGTCTGGCCCTGTGTTCCTGA
- a CDS encoding cell division protein SepF has translation MLKKALIYLGLGPDEEYEQYDDFSPSRSAEGGASAERPPVRSVSDAPPVRPASSTVRPVPATPAMPTSQPSTVRVVPIEPSAAAAPAPKTRPAAPGSRSGGPSTVDGASAIRIVESAPSKPHAVTPTSFNEAQSIGDRFKAGQPVIVNLQGVERDLRRRLVDFASGLCYALGGKMDRVADQVYLLIPADVEVSSDDTRRALD, from the coding sequence ATGTTGAAGAAGGCGCTGATCTATCTCGGGCTCGGTCCCGACGAGGAATACGAGCAGTACGACGACTTCTCCCCGTCGCGTTCCGCAGAGGGTGGCGCGAGCGCGGAGCGGCCGCCCGTGCGGTCGGTGAGCGACGCACCTCCGGTCCGGCCCGCGAGTTCCACGGTGCGGCCGGTGCCGGCCACGCCGGCGATGCCGACCTCGCAGCCGTCCACGGTGCGCGTCGTGCCGATCGAACCGTCCGCCGCGGCGGCGCCGGCGCCCAAGACCCGACCGGCGGCGCCCGGGTCCCGGTCGGGTGGACCGTCGACCGTCGACGGTGCCTCGGCCATTCGCATCGTCGAGAGCGCTCCCAGCAAGCCCCACGCCGTCACACCGACGAGCTTCAACGAAGCCCAGTCCATCGGCGACCGGTTCAAGGCCGGGCAGCCGGTCATCGTGAACCTCCAGGGCGTCGAGCGCGATCTGCGCCGTCGTCTCGTCGATTTCGCCAGCGGGCTCTGCTACGCGCTCGGCGGGAAGATGGATCGCGTGGCCGATCAGGTGTACCTGCTGATTCCGGCCGATGTCGAGGTGTCCTCGGACGACACCCGGCGCGCCCTCGACTGA
- a CDS encoding DUF2587 domain-containing protein yields MTDAPSSETPELLEHPEVLEVADHDTATDEDDGIDETIDHPAKVMRIGTMMKQLLEEVRAATLDEPSRDRLREIYDTSITEVGSALSPDLREELQRLASPFTDGQTPTSAELQIAQAQLVGWLEGLVQGMQAMLFAQQMAAQQQLQSMRGQLGPGGPNPAAPHPTDERAGTYL; encoded by the coding sequence GTGACCGACGCCCCATCCTCCGAGACGCCGGAACTGCTCGAGCACCCCGAGGTGCTCGAGGTCGCCGACCACGACACCGCCACCGATGAGGACGACGGCATCGACGAGACGATCGATCATCCGGCGAAGGTGATGCGGATCGGCACGATGATGAAGCAGTTGCTCGAGGAAGTGCGGGCGGCCACGCTCGACGAGCCGTCCCGCGACCGACTCCGCGAGATCTACGACACCTCGATCACGGAGGTCGGATCGGCGCTCTCGCCCGATCTGCGCGAGGAGCTCCAGCGGCTCGCCTCACCGTTCACCGATGGTCAGACCCCCACGAGCGCCGAGCTCCAGATCGCCCAGGCCCAACTCGTGGGATGGTTGGAAGGCCTGGTGCAGGGCATGCAGGCGATGCTCTTCGCTCAACAGATGGCTGCGCAGCAGCAGCTGCAGAGCATGCGGGGCCAGCTCGGTCCCGGGGGCCCGAACCCGGCCGCGCCCCACCCGACCGACGAACGAGCCGGCACCTACCTCTGA
- a CDS encoding alkaline phosphatase family protein, whose amino-acid sequence MTDDEPTLPAYGRGCVTDLIPAILEPSDDPSSDAIVGPEIVDAPSVVVLVLDGLGWNQLQSRAAIAPTLASMAGGPVTTVAPSTTATALTSISTGTTPGRHGVVGYRIDVDGEVLNALRWTTPRGDARQRIVPGEFQREPAFLGHRPLVITMAGFEGTGFTMAHLADVRHRGWQTLPGIAVNIRQAVAAGEPFVYAYYDGIDKTAHVYGFGEHYDAELVACDRLVADLMMALPRGTAIVVTADHGQVDCLGHGVALADEVDRHVERQSGEARFRWLHAEAGHRRDLLDAADGAHGDTAWVRSVDQVIDEGWFGPVVTDAARARLGDVAVVAKGPHYFLDSADAPRIELVGRHGSLTPDEMLVPMLSFAS is encoded by the coding sequence ATGACCGACGACGAACCGACGTTGCCCGCCTACGGGCGCGGTTGCGTCACCGATCTGATCCCCGCCATTCTCGAACCGAGCGACGATCCGTCGAGCGACGCGATCGTCGGCCCGGAGATCGTCGACGCGCCATCCGTGGTGGTGCTGGTGCTCGACGGCCTCGGCTGGAACCAGCTCCAGTCCCGGGCTGCGATCGCGCCCACGCTCGCGTCGATGGCCGGTGGCCCAGTCACCACCGTGGCACCCTCGACCACCGCCACCGCCCTGACATCCATCAGCACGGGCACGACCCCGGGCCGACACGGCGTGGTGGGCTATCGCATCGACGTCGACGGCGAAGTGCTCAATGCGTTGCGCTGGACCACCCCGCGTGGCGATGCCCGGCAACGCATCGTGCCCGGCGAGTTCCAGCGCGAGCCGGCGTTCCTGGGCCACCGACCGCTCGTGATCACGATGGCCGGCTTCGAGGGCACCGGGTTCACGATGGCGCATCTCGCCGACGTGCGGCATCGGGGGTGGCAGACGCTGCCCGGTATCGCGGTGAACATCCGCCAGGCCGTGGCGGCCGGCGAGCCGTTCGTCTACGCGTACTACGACGGCATCGACAAGACCGCTCATGTCTACGGCTTCGGTGAGCACTACGACGCCGAACTGGTCGCGTGCGACCGCCTGGTCGCCGACCTGATGATGGCGCTGCCCCGGGGCACGGCGATCGTGGTCACGGCCGACCACGGGCAGGTCGACTGCCTGGGTCACGGCGTGGCCCTCGCCGACGAGGTCGATCGTCACGTCGAACGGCAGAGCGGCGAGGCCCGGTTCCGGTGGCTGCACGCCGAAGCGGGTCATCGTCGCGACCTCCTCGACGCGGCAGACGGCGCTCACGGCGACACGGCGTGGGTCCGCTCGGTCGACCAGGTCATCGACGAGGGCTGGTTCGGTCCTGTGGTCACCGACGCCGCTCGCGCCCGGCTCGGCGATGTGGCCGTCGTGGCGAAGGGACCGCACTACTTTCTCGACTCGGCCGACGCCCCACGTATCGAACTGGTCGGTCGGCATGGTTCACTGACCCCCGACGAGATGCTCGTGCCGATGCTGAGCTTCGCCAGCTGA
- a CDS encoding YggT family protein, whose amino-acid sequence MELLCFALTIYVVLILVRIVLTWFPLDPDGAMATVAGLLFILTDPVLGPLRRVLPPVRLGSVALDLSPIVALIGIQILQGFIC is encoded by the coding sequence ATGGAACTCCTCTGCTTCGCGCTGACGATCTATGTCGTGTTGATCCTCGTACGGATCGTGCTCACCTGGTTTCCGCTCGACCCCGATGGGGCGATGGCCACGGTGGCCGGCCTGCTGTTCATCCTCACCGACCCGGTGCTGGGACCCCTGCGACGTGTCCTGCCGCCCGTTCGGCTCGGGTCCGTCGCCCTCGACCTGTCGCCCATCGTGGCGCTGATCGGCATTCAGATCCTGCAGGGCTTCATCTGCTGA
- a CDS encoding DivIVA domain-containing protein, with protein sequence MDELSPLFQEIEFHERYRGYDPDEVDAFVDRVARAAAVMRGRITELHERVDAAESRGGGASHSEAEETLTRTLVLAQRTADAAIAEAREEADRVTTEAATSAHAILSASEAEAQLALREAQAEAERTRREAQEHASRLRAEAETDRRTMVAEAESIASEAAAAERERLVAEVAELQEYRTFLADDIEILERHLAEERHQLSASVSALTDLLESPEAFRVARPPATSGVEVDAAALQSAADVSVPETAGFEEEFVDDEITGHDGFEVLEAPDEVEAVTAIAEETVEEHPDEIDEIDEFDAAPVDSDDDGATIDLVAAEAVEPTESSADPDPYVDDPDSDPDADPGRGSEPAYAGMSERFVESRQGEPSPPRLVTVADLESAPDTAGRPGFETSMFDRSSDDGGPITEAVPAMQEGTLFLDPEVDDDDDDPFLSQLRDAMDGEPMPATDDDALTAFFDQEDEEASRSWFGRRR encoded by the coding sequence ATGGACGAACTCTCACCACTGTTCCAGGAGATCGAGTTCCACGAGCGCTACCGCGGCTACGACCCCGACGAGGTCGACGCGTTCGTCGATCGTGTCGCTCGTGCCGCCGCGGTCATGCGTGGACGCATCACCGAATTGCACGAACGTGTCGACGCCGCGGAGTCACGCGGTGGCGGTGCGTCGCACTCCGAAGCGGAGGAGACACTCACCCGCACCCTCGTGCTGGCGCAGCGCACGGCCGATGCGGCGATCGCCGAAGCACGCGAAGAGGCCGATCGGGTCACCACCGAAGCAGCCACGAGCGCGCACGCCATCCTTTCGGCATCGGAAGCCGAAGCCCAGTTGGCGTTGCGCGAAGCACAGGCCGAAGCCGAGCGGACCCGCCGAGAGGCGCAGGAGCATGCGTCGCGGCTGAGGGCCGAGGCCGAGACCGACCGTCGGACCATGGTGGCCGAGGCAGAGTCGATCGCGTCCGAGGCCGCCGCCGCCGAACGTGAGCGACTCGTTGCGGAGGTGGCGGAGCTCCAGGAGTACCGGACGTTCCTGGCCGACGACATCGAGATCCTCGAGCGTCACCTCGCCGAGGAGCGCCATCAGTTGAGTGCGTCGGTCTCGGCCCTCACCGACCTGCTCGAATCGCCCGAGGCGTTTCGTGTGGCCCGGCCGCCTGCCACCAGTGGCGTCGAGGTCGATGCCGCCGCGCTCCAGTCGGCAGCCGACGTCTCGGTCCCCGAGACTGCGGGGTTCGAAGAGGAGTTCGTCGACGACGAGATCACGGGCCACGACGGATTCGAGGTTCTCGAGGCGCCCGACGAGGTGGAGGCGGTCACGGCGATCGCCGAGGAGACAGTCGAGGAGCATCCCGACGAGATCGACGAGATCGACGAGTTCGACGCCGCCCCCGTCGACTCCGACGACGATGGTGCGACCATCGATCTGGTGGCCGCCGAAGCGGTCGAACCGACAGAATCTTCCGCCGACCCGGACCCCTACGTCGACGATCCCGATTCGGACCCGGACGCCGACCCCGGGCGTGGCAGCGAGCCCGCCTACGCAGGGATGAGCGAGCGATTCGTCGAGTCCCGCCAGGGCGAACCCTCGCCGCCCCGACTCGTCACGGTGGCCGATCTCGAATCGGCACCGGACACCGCCGGGCGACCGGGTTTCGAGACCTCGATGTTCGACCGCTCCTCCGACGACGGCGGGCCGATCACCGAAGCGGTGCCGGCGATGCAGGAGGGCACGCTCTTCCTCGATCCCGAGGTCGACGATGATGACGACGATCCCTTCCTCAGCCAGTTGCGCGATGCGATGGACGGCGAGCCCATGCCCGCGACCGACGACGACGCACTGACCGCGTTCTTCGATCAGGAGGACGAGGAAGCCAGCCGTTCGTGGTTCGGGCGTCGACGCTGA
- a CDS encoding Rrf2 family transcriptional regulator, with product MRVSTRGDYAARALLSLALHTEAAPTSVREIAERTGLPQPYLEQILLALKGAGLVRSKRGVGGGYVLAREPNAIRLSEIVRAVDGPITAGDFGEPHTDGACDHEGQCVLLTIWGAAGTHMRTFLDSFTLSDIAEMAGGRAPWPSLDET from the coding sequence ATGCGTGTCTCAACCCGAGGTGACTATGCGGCCCGAGCCCTTCTGTCGCTCGCGCTCCACACCGAAGCCGCCCCGACCTCCGTGCGGGAGATCGCCGAGCGCACCGGACTCCCGCAGCCCTACCTCGAACAGATCCTGCTCGCCCTGAAGGGCGCCGGTCTCGTTCGCTCGAAGCGAGGCGTCGGCGGCGGCTACGTCCTTGCCCGCGAGCCCAACGCGATTCGGCTCTCCGAGATCGTGCGGGCCGTCGACGGTCCGATCACCGCCGGCGACTTCGGCGAGCCCCACACCGACGGCGCCTGCGACCACGAGGGTCAGTGCGTACTGCTCACGATCTGGGGAGCAGCCGGCACCCACATGCGGACCTTCCTCGATTCGTTCACGTTGAGCGACATCGCCGAGATGGCCGGTGGCCGGGCACCGTGGCCCTCGCTCGACGAGACCTGA